Proteins from one Coffea arabica cultivar ET-39 chromosome 8c, Coffea Arabica ET-39 HiFi, whole genome shotgun sequence genomic window:
- the LOC140013468 gene encoding uncharacterized protein, translated as MVVVIFAGYSEPMKRVISSNEGLCRRVTKFFLFNDFSSEDLAKILHLKMTNQVESIWLYGFKLHPSCSRETTEKQRQEMNGGLVDPMLVNARENLDLRLSFDCIDTDELLTLRLEDLEAGLVLLSQ; from the coding sequence ATGGTTGTTGTAATCTTTGCTGGCTACAGTGAACCAATGAAGCGTGTGATTTCTTCAAATGAAGGCCTCTGCAGAAGGGTAacaaagttttttctttttaacgaCTTCAGTTCTGAGGATCTTGCCAAGATTCTTCATCTTAAAATGACTAATCAAGTTGAGAGTATCTGGTTGTATGGATTTAAGTTGCACCCGTCGTGTAGCAGAGAAACGACGGAAAAGCAGCGCCAGGAAATGAATGGAGGTCTAGTAGATCCGATGCTAGTCAATGCAAGAGAAAATTTGGATTTGAGGCTCAGTTTTGACTGCATAGATACAGATGAATTACTTACTCTTAGGTTGGAGGATTTAGAAGCTGGTCTTGTGTTGCTATCTCAATGA